One Betta splendens chromosome 8, fBetSpl5.4, whole genome shotgun sequence DNA segment encodes these proteins:
- the LOC114860292 gene encoding phosphomannomutase 1 — MEKASGFSSDRTVLCLFDVDGTLTRPREKIDPQLDEFFQTLRRKVKIGIVGGSDYSKIAEQLGEGDEVIHKFDYVFAENGTVQFKDGKLLSKHAIQNHIGEELLQDLINFCLRYMGLIKLPKKRGTFIEFRNGMLNISPIGRSCTQEERIEFSEIDKREKIREKFVAALKEEFAGKGLRFTKGGLISFDIFPEGWDKRLCLERLESEGLDAIYFFGNETTDGGNDYEIFNDPRTIGFTVFCPEDTARLCQELFLAPPHES, encoded by the exons ATGGAGAAGGCCAGCGGCTTCTCGTCGGACCGGACCGTCCTCTGCCTGTTTGACGTGGACGGTACTTTGACTCGGCCCAGAGAG AAAATCGATCCACAGCTGGACGAGTTCTTCCAGACGCTGAGGAGGAAAGTGAAGATCGGCATCGTGGGAGGGTCCGACTACTCCAAGATCGCGGAGCAGCTCGGGGAGGGGGATGAAG TGATACACAAGTTTGACTACGTGTTTGCTGAGAACGGGACAGTTCAGTTCAAAGACGGGAAACTCCTCTCAAAGCAT GCCATTCAGAACCACAttggagaggagctgctgcaggacctgataaACTTCTGCCTCAGGTACATGGGGCTCATCAAGCTGCCCAAGAAAAG GGGGACCTTCATCGAGTTCAGGAATGGAATGCTGAACATTTCTCCCATCGGTCGGAGCTGCACACAAGAGGAGCGGATCGAGTTCTCCGAGATCGACAAG AGAGAGAAGATCAGGGAGAAGTTTGTTGCTGCACTGAAGGAGGAGTTTGCTGGAAAAGGACTGAGGTTCACAAAAG gAGGCCTGATCAGCTTTGACATCTTTCCGGAGGGATGGGACAAGAGACTGTGTCTAGAGCGTCTGGAGAGCGAGGGACTGGACGCCATCTACTTCTTTGGCAACGAGACCACAGAC GGAGGAAACGACTATGAGATCTTCAACGACCCGCGAACCATCGGGTTCACGGTTTTCTGCCCGGAGGACACGGCGAGGCTCTGTCAGGAACTGTTCCTCGCTCCTCCACACGAGTCCTGA